A portion of the uncultured Draconibacterium sp. genome contains these proteins:
- a CDS encoding L-rhamnose isomerase — protein MSELIKKAYEIAKEQYAKVGVDTDAAIAKMKDVNISLHCWQTDDVGGFETADGELSGGIQATGNYPGKASTIDQMRTDLEKVLSMLPGKQRLNLHAIYGDFQGEKVDRDEIEVKHFQSWIDWCKAQGIGMDFNATCFSHDRAADGFTLSSKNEENRKFWVEHVKRCRAISAEAGKQLGTPCVHNTWIPDGSKDTPIDRNGYRANLQKSLDEAMATDYPKEYMKDAVESKLFGIGVESMTVGSHDFYLGYAIKNNKLICLDNGHFHPTEQVGDKISSVLQFVDEVLLHVTRPVRWDSDHVVTLNEDVQLIASEIIRNDFLDRVNIGLDFFDASINRIGAYVTGTRAAMKAFLIAGLEPTKDMVALEEAGKNFERLAMLEELKTMPFAAVWDYYCLQEGVPTGMDYIGEIQKYEEEVLSKR, from the coding sequence ATGAGTGAACTTATTAAAAAGGCATATGAAATTGCCAAGGAGCAATATGCCAAAGTAGGCGTTGATACCGATGCTGCAATCGCAAAAATGAAAGATGTAAATATTTCGTTACACTGTTGGCAAACCGATGATGTTGGTGGTTTCGAAACTGCTGATGGCGAATTGTCAGGTGGTATTCAGGCTACAGGTAACTACCCTGGTAAAGCTTCAACAATTGATCAGATGCGTACCGACCTTGAGAAGGTATTGTCGATGCTTCCTGGTAAACAACGTTTAAACCTGCATGCTATTTACGGTGATTTTCAAGGCGAGAAAGTAGATCGCGACGAGATTGAAGTAAAACACTTCCAAAGCTGGATTGACTGGTGTAAAGCACAAGGAATTGGAATGGATTTCAATGCTACTTGTTTCTCTCACGACCGTGCTGCCGATGGTTTTACACTTTCAAGTAAAAACGAAGAAAACAGAAAATTCTGGGTAGAACACGTAAAACGTTGTCGCGCTATTTCTGCCGAAGCAGGAAAACAACTGGGAACACCTTGTGTACACAATACCTGGATTCCTGACGGATCGAAAGATACACCAATCGACCGTAACGGATACCGCGCCAACCTTCAAAAGTCGCTCGACGAGGCGATGGCTACCGATTATCCGAAAGAATACATGAAAGATGCCGTTGAAAGTAAACTGTTTGGTATTGGTGTTGAATCAATGACTGTTGGTTCGCACGACTTTTACCTGGGATATGCCATTAAAAACAACAAATTAATTTGTTTGGATAACGGACACTTTCACCCAACAGAGCAGGTAGGAGATAAAATATCTTCTGTTTTACAATTTGTTGATGAGGTTTTATTGCACGTAACACGTCCGGTTCGTTGGGATTCAGATCACGTAGTTACATTAAATGAAGATGTTCAGTTAATCGCTTCAGAAATTATCCGTAACGATTTCCTTGACCGCGTAAATATCGGACTTGACTTCTTTGATGCTTCAATCAATCGTATTGGTGCTTATGTAACAGGTACACGTGCAGCTATGAAAGCATTTCTAATTGCAGGACTTGAGCCAACAAAAGATATGGTTGCATTGGAAGAAGCCGGTAAAAACTTCGAACGTTTGGCTATGTTGGAAGAATTGAAAACAATGCCATTTGCAGCAGTTTGGGATTACTACTGCCTGCAGGAAGGTGTTCCAACCGGAATGGATTACATTGGCGAAATCCAAAAGTACGAAGAAGAAGTTCTTTCAAAACGATAG
- a CDS encoding iron-containing alcohol dehydrogenase: MESAKRIYLPPVSLVGPGALNELKSDLQTSNYKKVLLVTDRVLVKIGIAEKVEDILNECGLDYIAYDAVKQNPTVENVRVGLLAYQQNKCDCIITLGGGSPQDCGKAIGILATNGGKIEDYEGIHVSKKKSAPLIAINTTAGTASEITINYVITDEKRKVKMVMVDKNCLVDIAVNDPVLMMNKPAALTAATGMDALTHAIEAYVTVGAFDWSDNLALHAIKLIGESLRDAVADGNNIEARSKMAWGQFIAGQAFSNCGLGFVHSMAHQLGGMYDLPHGVCNAILLPHVEKFNASDCGDKLRDIAEAMGVDTSEMTIEEANDAAIAAIVRLSKDVGIPAGLQELGVKEKDFDLMAKNALLDVCTGGNPKPVTLEDTIEIYQSAY; the protein is encoded by the coding sequence ATGGAATCAGCAAAAAGAATTTATTTACCACCAGTAAGTCTTGTGGGGCCAGGAGCCTTAAACGAGCTTAAAAGCGACTTGCAAACGAGTAATTATAAAAAGGTGTTGTTGGTTACCGACCGCGTACTTGTAAAAATTGGAATTGCCGAAAAGGTTGAAGATATCTTAAATGAATGTGGTTTGGACTACATTGCTTACGATGCAGTTAAACAAAATCCAACAGTAGAGAATGTAAGAGTTGGTTTGTTGGCCTATCAACAAAATAAATGCGACTGCATTATTACGCTTGGAGGAGGATCGCCGCAAGATTGTGGAAAAGCAATTGGAATTTTAGCAACTAATGGTGGTAAAATTGAAGATTACGAGGGGATTCATGTTTCGAAAAAGAAATCGGCTCCTCTAATTGCCATCAATACCACTGCCGGAACAGCAAGTGAGATTACCATTAACTACGTAATTACCGACGAAAAGCGTAAGGTAAAAATGGTAATGGTAGATAAAAATTGTTTGGTTGATATAGCGGTTAACGACCCTGTGTTAATGATGAACAAACCGGCTGCGTTAACTGCCGCCACAGGTATGGATGCCTTAACTCACGCAATTGAAGCCTACGTAACTGTTGGTGCTTTCGATTGGTCGGACAATTTGGCTTTGCATGCTATTAAATTAATTGGCGAAAGTTTGCGCGATGCTGTTGCCGACGGTAATAATATTGAAGCGCGCAGTAAAATGGCCTGGGGTCAGTTTATTGCCGGACAGGCCTTTTCGAATTGCGGATTAGGCTTTGTGCATTCAATGGCTCACCAATTGGGCGGAATGTACGATTTACCTCATGGTGTTTGTAATGCAATTTTACTTCCTCATGTCGAGAAATTTAATGCTTCAGATTGTGGCGATAAGTTACGGGATATTGCAGAAGCCATGGGTGTTGATACTTCTGAAATGACTATAGAAGAGGCAAATGATGCAGCAATTGCAGCAATCGTTCGGTTATCAAAGGATGTGGGTATTCCTGCCGGATTACAAGAACTGGGCGTAAAAGAAAAGGATTTTGACCT
- a CDS encoding FGGY family carbohydrate kinase produces MNEVIAVFDIGKTNKKILLFDKDFKVVYQFEEKFPVVNDDDGFECDDIDLITTWISETLTEIVNKGEYDLVGVNFSTYGASLMFLDESGKPLTPVYNYLKEIDPAISEKLFAEYGGVDEFCRKTASPALGLLLNSGIQILWLKKEKSALFNQSKSILHFPQYLSYSLTNEIVSEPTSIGCHTFMWDFDDMKYHQWIADNDISLPEPITNDVVFPVKIGDKEVKVGTGIHDSSASLAPYLKASNEKFILVSTGTWCINMNPYNTEPLTAGQLEQDCLCFLTPNKEQVKSSRLFMGHFHEVWAEKLAKYFDVPGDSFKTVKLNEALLNSLNEKYSASVYFPNGKESFDEGLEKADLSVFANYEEAYTKLMIDLSDLCVQAIQLVIPANDESETLYVSGGFARNPIFIHLLKVSFPGKKVLISEIDNSSALGAALVIADTFTDVDVSQLDLGLKNN; encoded by the coding sequence ATGAATGAGGTTATTGCTGTTTTCGATATAGGAAAAACCAATAAAAAAATATTGTTGTTTGATAAAGACTTTAAGGTTGTTTATCAATTCGAAGAAAAATTTCCCGTTGTGAATGACGACGACGGTTTTGAATGTGACGACATTGACTTAATAACCACTTGGATTTCAGAAACATTAACAGAGATTGTAAACAAAGGCGAGTACGACCTGGTAGGAGTAAACTTCTCTACATACGGAGCCTCGTTAATGTTTTTGGATGAAAGTGGAAAACCACTAACGCCGGTTTATAATTATTTGAAAGAAATTGACCCGGCTATATCAGAAAAGCTGTTTGCCGAATATGGTGGTGTTGACGAATTTTGCCGAAAAACGGCTAGTCCGGCTTTAGGACTTTTGTTAAATTCCGGTATCCAGATTCTGTGGCTTAAGAAAGAAAAATCAGCACTGTTTAATCAGTCCAAATCTATACTTCATTTCCCGCAGTATTTGTCTTATTCATTAACCAACGAAATAGTATCTGAGCCAACATCAATAGGCTGCCATACTTTTATGTGGGATTTTGATGATATGAAATACCACCAGTGGATTGCAGATAATGATATTTCGCTGCCTGAACCTATAACTAATGATGTTGTATTTCCTGTAAAAATTGGAGATAAAGAAGTAAAAGTTGGAACAGGAATACACGATAGCTCAGCATCGCTGGCACCTTATTTAAAAGCAAGTAACGAAAAGTTTATACTCGTATCAACCGGTACATGGTGTATAAATATGAATCCATATAACACTGAGCCCTTAACTGCCGGTCAGTTGGAACAGGACTGCCTTTGTTTTTTGACACCAAATAAAGAGCAGGTAAAATCATCGCGTTTGTTTATGGGGCATTTTCATGAGGTTTGGGCCGAAAAACTGGCGAAATACTTTGATGTGCCCGGCGACTCGTTTAAAACAGTTAAATTAAACGAAGCATTATTGAACAGTTTAAACGAAAAATATTCAGCTTCGGTTTACTTCCCTAACGGAAAAGAAAGTTTTGACGAAGGCTTGGAAAAGGCTGATTTGAGCGTTTTTGCCAATTACGAAGAGGCGTACACCAAACTCATGATTGATTTGTCAGACTTATGTGTGCAAGCCATACAGCTTGTAATTCCTGCGAACGACGAATCAGAAACACTTTATGTCTCGGGCGGTTTTGCACGTAACCCAATTTTTATTCATTTATTGAAAGTGAGTTTCCCAGGCAAGAAAGTATTAATCTCAGAAATTGATAACTCAAGTGCTTTGGGTGCGGCATTGGTAATTGCCGATACATTTACTGATGTTGATGTATCGCAACTCGACTTGGGTTTAAAAAATAATTAG